Proteins encoded by one window of Polaribacter haliotis:
- a CDS encoding GEVED domain-containing protein — protein MKNLLLLLLTLIIFSCKNQTQKELIFLNKNAYEVPVWEEMLLEDKIKFSDVISAFKAYKSNNILDKETIEHFEKLEKRVKEHLGEDGFYTSQLYDYKELLKYRKAIRVKKEEAPVANSLSLLNTVTKQIPNVNNLGNWKNMGPFGNPEVKWSATGNGALDYIEMHPTNPAIMYVCARNGGLWKTINYGKNWIPQTDYFASNSTTCVEVCEENPAILYLGTGGDQKIWYSSDEGNSWENRSTGISGAIYEIKSDPSNSNRALAATTGGLFLTIDSGQNWTLKVAGSYTDIDVTDNWDLIIVSDANDNIDPILSFSKDKGDTFTASTITTNYEKVDKMYVALHKPKTGATKVFAYGIKNDNNPTRFIGFWKSDFTPNPTDGTSFFDFKEVKHPTYNYPNGPVPLTVADNTEGYNAETSDYYGSVNPYSGGTWISDFYVSPTNPDRFITLREKIWSSGDGGIIWEQKPSYGSSNWADNRFITTNVAKDSIFWCNDGGVWAAKESEFFPTEEEVSASGLSRWYFMNRSIVPKNGDICIIEGSQMDVSQLNKGVFMTGGQDLGQFFTRNGRDSHVASADVYRGRIKPTDDSKFITGSLLVNLDGGTDVFSVYNNIEPDHFNADKLYGFTTSNTTSGQGDVRLVRSPEGKDGWLVNNFKGENSANSGGHNWTATNNNWETISFASVGVTSVRSGTFEQSRANKEIAFFGDEVGNRLFFTANLSDKNPTWTEVTNAPKANKYRIATHQFNENIIVLATNIGAFISKDKGENWRKIATLPTTNPSAVLMDKNTSEGIYVSTSLTVYYIDENLTEWTEFNKGLPLQNVSDMRIAYYPDGDHRLYVSKYGRGVWASSLQSVLNNEQKPIADFSLFGNQLNVISVGEEVKFLDQSLNANSLKWTVENGTDVYNLPNKKDPSLTLSKKGFYKVTLVATNENGSSTKVKEQFINVLEEPVVNCSLDDTQTLPWYKGFGTISINEDTYNVNKRNFYVKTDKLFILQEGSSNTLATNNRHASYNFYSKAWIDFNNDGNFDATEEIASSNGKDATLIGNFTIPTDAVLSKQITLRFASLESNNPPTACQDEYTRQTIDFKIIIQPKPNFNVTHTILSENSVKLQTNFTNGKNVKEAGFVYSRFDGNLTVENSNTSTFNTALSNEDNFSKTIENLDYNGVYYYIPFIINEYGVFYGDKGNFELEKYKIPSLESQYASINLDNKWELKGVIYPEGNNLDKIFIDYGTSDFSNSIELDPTSYPIDQNFEVVAEIENNELKQQKFRVRILKGDQTYVSNPTVFKKNEGYCTPTVDSNKWYKKISKVTFNGISKSSSSNASYEDFSDIIFNVSEGISYPISVEDSYNSGYDMSYIVYIDYNNDGDFNGINETVAFGTPNASIFEADITIPTENVLVNKNLKMRVVAYGNSASPCNINTGQFEDYTIKIDRNIWEGTVSADWDTPENWSLNAVPTITTNVSIDKRATNNPVANGDIHVNNLHLKDNKGLTVNGATTNNGIIEISSGASFITKKPVSGTIKYSRDLSEKDKWYLVSPPVKNVDIKTLIEGHYFAKGSGTNIGIATYKNDGSAWNYFNENATGSLTSGKGYSVRLLGPNQISFSGNMITRNVWYSINTTVSNFNLIGNPYPSYLAVNNSANASANLLKKNTFDNDFLEEATIWVWNQSLNSGKGDYEAINHASKSRFIAPTEAFFVKSKGNQKFIFAQNTQYHQETDAFYKVEGNRFEIKLNVNDGVSASSTEIFYIDGTTKGWDNGFDSTIFEGSTNNLKVYSELVSDNENQKLKIQSLPTSKFQEMVIPIGLNVEENATVTFTIETKNMPSGFDIFLEDRVLNSYTKLRKTEDNVVIDLVRKEHRNRFFIHVKTSQVLATKDFNDTSVKLYYSENTKHINILGVLEDNAKIQLFDAQGKEVFSKRFKGNGTNKVFVPTLSAGVYIAKITNKNNKSVTKKILVK, from the coding sequence ATGAAAAATCTATTACTATTATTACTAACACTAATTATTTTTTCGTGTAAAAACCAAACCCAAAAAGAACTTATATTTTTAAACAAAAATGCTTACGAAGTCCCAGTTTGGGAAGAAATGTTATTAGAAGACAAAATAAAGTTTTCCGATGTTATTTCGGCCTTTAAAGCCTATAAATCAAATAATATTTTAGATAAAGAAACCATCGAACATTTCGAGAAATTAGAAAAAAGAGTCAAAGAACATCTAGGAGAAGATGGTTTTTATACCTCACAATTATACGATTACAAAGAACTATTAAAATACAGAAAAGCAATAAGAGTAAAAAAAGAAGAAGCGCCTGTTGCTAATAGCTTATCGTTATTAAATACGGTTACAAAACAAATACCCAATGTTAATAATTTAGGAAACTGGAAAAACATGGGGCCTTTTGGAAATCCAGAAGTAAAATGGTCTGCCACAGGAAATGGAGCTTTAGATTATATAGAAATGCATCCAACAAACCCTGCAATAATGTATGTTTGCGCAAGAAATGGAGGTTTATGGAAAACCATAAATTATGGTAAAAACTGGATTCCTCAAACAGATTATTTTGCCTCAAACAGTACAACTTGTGTAGAAGTATGTGAAGAAAACCCTGCAATACTTTATTTGGGAACTGGAGGGGATCAAAAAATTTGGTATTCTTCAGATGAAGGGAATTCTTGGGAGAATAGAAGTACAGGTATTTCTGGCGCAATTTATGAAATAAAGTCAGATCCTTCTAATTCGAATAGAGCTTTAGCAGCTACAACAGGAGGGTTATTTTTAACAATAGATTCAGGGCAAAATTGGACATTAAAAGTAGCAGGAAGTTATACAGATATAGATGTTACAGATAATTGGGATTTAATTATAGTTTCTGATGCAAATGACAATATAGACCCAATTTTAAGTTTCTCCAAAGACAAAGGAGACACTTTTACAGCAAGTACAATTACAACAAACTACGAAAAAGTAGATAAGATGTATGTGGCGCTTCACAAACCTAAAACAGGTGCAACAAAGGTCTTTGCTTATGGAATTAAAAATGACAATAATCCAACAAGATTTATTGGTTTCTGGAAATCGGATTTTACTCCAAATCCAACAGATGGAACTTCTTTTTTCGATTTTAAAGAAGTAAAACACCCAACTTACAATTATCCAAATGGACCAGTTCCTTTAACTGTGGCAGATAATACTGAAGGGTATAATGCAGAAACAAGTGATTATTATGGAAGTGTAAATCCGTATTCTGGAGGAACTTGGATAAGCGATTTTTATGTAAGTCCTACCAATCCTGATAGATTTATAACTTTAAGAGAAAAAATATGGAGTTCTGGTGATGGAGGAATTATCTGGGAGCAAAAACCAAGTTATGGTTCAAGTAATTGGGCAGACAATAGGTTTATTACCACAAATGTCGCAAAAGATTCAATTTTTTGGTGTAATGATGGTGGAGTTTGGGCAGCAAAAGAATCAGAATTTTTTCCAACAGAAGAAGAGGTGAGTGCATCTGGTTTAAGCAGATGGTATTTTATGAACAGAAGTATCGTTCCAAAAAATGGAGATATTTGTATTATTGAAGGAAGTCAAATGGATGTGAGTCAATTAAACAAAGGAGTTTTTATGACTGGTGGACAAGATTTAGGGCAATTTTTTACAAGAAATGGTAGAGATTCTCATGTTGCTTCTGCAGATGTTTACAGAGGAAGAATAAAACCAACAGACGATTCTAAATTTATAACAGGTAGTTTATTAGTTAATTTAGATGGTGGTACAGATGTGTTTAGCGTGTATAATAATATTGAGCCAGACCATTTTAATGCAGATAAGTTGTATGGTTTTACAACAAGTAACACAACCTCTGGACAAGGAGATGTAAGGTTGGTTCGATCTCCAGAAGGTAAAGATGGTTGGTTAGTTAATAATTTTAAGGGAGAAAATTCCGCAAATTCTGGTGGACATAATTGGACTGCCACAAATAATAATTGGGAAACCATTTCTTTTGCTTCAGTGGGCGTTACAAGTGTAAGAAGTGGTACTTTCGAGCAATCCAGAGCAAATAAAGAAATCGCTTTTTTTGGCGACGAAGTGGGTAACAGATTGTTTTTTACAGCTAATTTATCTGATAAAAACCCTACTTGGACAGAAGTTACAAATGCACCAAAAGCAAATAAATATAGAATAGCCACCCATCAATTTAACGAAAACATAATTGTTTTAGCAACCAATATTGGCGCTTTTATATCCAAAGATAAAGGAGAAAACTGGCGAAAAATAGCAACGCTTCCAACGACAAATCCTTCAGCAGTTTTAATGGATAAAAATACAAGCGAAGGAATTTATGTTTCTACAAGTTTAACGGTTTATTATATTGATGAAAATTTAACAGAATGGACAGAGTTTAACAAAGGGTTGCCTTTGCAAAACGTATCCGACATGCGAATTGCCTATTATCCAGATGGCGATCATAGATTGTATGTTTCTAAATATGGTAGAGGAGTTTGGGCTTCCAGCTTGCAATCTGTTTTAAATAATGAACAAAAACCTATTGCAGATTTTTCTTTATTTGGAAATCAATTAAATGTAATTTCGGTTGGAGAAGAAGTAAAGTTTTTAGACCAATCTTTAAACGCAAATTCATTAAAATGGACAGTAGAAAATGGAACGGATGTATACAATCTACCGAATAAAAAGGACCCATCTTTAACATTAAGTAAAAAAGGTTTCTACAAAGTAACTTTGGTGGCTACAAACGAAAATGGTTCCAGCACAAAAGTTAAAGAGCAGTTTATTAATGTTTTAGAAGAACCAGTTGTAAATTGTAGTTTAGACGATACACAAACTTTACCTTGGTACAAAGGCTTTGGAACTATCAGTATTAATGAAGATACCTACAATGTAAATAAAAGAAATTTTTATGTAAAAACAGATAAATTATTTATTTTACAGGAAGGAAGTAGCAATACTTTAGCCACAAATAATCGACATGCAAGTTATAATTTTTACTCAAAAGCTTGGATAGATTTTAATAATGATGGTAATTTCGATGCTACTGAAGAAATCGCATCAAGTAATGGTAAAGATGCTACTCTTATTGGTAATTTTACAATTCCAACAGACGCTGTTTTAAGTAAGCAAATAACACTTAGGTTTGCAAGTTTAGAGTCTAACAATCCACCAACAGCTTGCCAAGACGAATATACAAGACAAACCATAGATTTTAAAATTATAATTCAACCAAAACCGAATTTCAATGTAACCCATACTATATTGTCGGAAAACAGTGTAAAACTTCAAACGAATTTCACAAATGGAAAAAATGTGAAAGAAGCAGGTTTTGTTTATTCAAGATTCGATGGAAATTTAACAGTCGAAAACTCAAATACATCAACATTTAATACAGCACTTTCAAATGAAGATAACTTTTCAAAAACAATTGAAAATTTAGACTATAATGGAGTTTATTATTACATACCTTTTATAATAAACGAATATGGAGTTTTCTATGGAGATAAAGGGAATTTTGAATTAGAAAAATATAAAATCCCTTCTTTAGAAAGTCAATATGCTTCCATTAACCTCGATAATAAATGGGAGTTAAAAGGAGTAATTTATCCAGAAGGAAATAATTTAGATAAGATTTTTATAGATTATGGAACTTCAGATTTTAGCAATTCTATTGAATTAGATCCAACTTCATATCCAATAGATCAAAATTTTGAGGTAGTTGCAGAAATTGAAAACAACGAATTAAAACAGCAAAAATTTAGAGTAAGAATATTAAAAGGAGACCAAACCTATGTAAGTAACCCAACAGTTTTCAAGAAGAATGAAGGGTATTGTACACCAACTGTAGATAGTAATAAGTGGTATAAGAAAATTAGCAAAGTAACCTTTAATGGCATTTCTAAAAGCTCTTCTTCGAATGCTTCTTACGAAGATTTCTCCGACATAATTTTTAATGTAAGCGAAGGCATAAGTTATCCAATTTCTGTAGAAGATTCATACAATAGTGGGTATGATATGAGTTACATTGTATATATCGATTACAACAACGATGGCGATTTTAATGGAATTAACGAAACAGTTGCTTTTGGAACGCCAAATGCAAGTATTTTTGAGGCCGATATTACCATTCCAACAGAAAATGTATTGGTAAATAAAAATTTAAAAATGCGTGTTGTTGCTTATGGGAACTCTGCAAGTCCTTGTAACATTAATACTGGTCAGTTCGAAGATTACACCATTAAAATCGATAGAAATATTTGGGAAGGAACAGTAAGTGCAGATTGGGATACTCCAGAAAATTGGTCTTTAAATGCTGTGCCAACGATTACTACAAATGTATCCATAGATAAAAGAGCGACCAATAATCCTGTAGCAAATGGAGATATTCATGTGAATAATTTACATTTAAAAGACAATAAGGGTTTAACAGTAAATGGAGCTACAACAAATAACGGAATTATAGAAATTTCTTCAGGAGCTTCATTTATAACCAAAAAACCAGTTTCTGGTACTATTAAATATTCAAGAGATTTAAGTGAGAAAGACAAATGGTATTTAGTTTCGCCACCAGTAAAAAATGTAGATATTAAAACCTTAATTGAGGGGCATTATTTTGCAAAAGGTTCAGGTACAAATATTGGTATTGCAACTTATAAAAACGATGGTTCTGCTTGGAATTATTTTAATGAAAATGCTACCGGAAGTTTAACTTCAGGAAAAGGATATTCTGTGAGGCTTTTAGGACCTAACCAAATTTCGTTTTCAGGAAATATGATTACCAGAAACGTTTGGTATTCTATAAATACAACTGTTAGTAACTTTAATTTAATAGGAAACCCATATCCATCTTATTTGGCCGTAAATAATAGTGCGAATGCAAGCGCGAATCTTTTAAAGAAAAACACGTTCGATAACGACTTTTTAGAAGAGGCAACCATTTGGGTTTGGAACCAATCTTTAAATTCAGGAAAGGGAGATTACGAAGCCATTAATCATGCAAGCAAAAGTAGATTTATTGCACCTACAGAAGCCTTTTTTGTAAAATCGAAAGGAAATCAAAAATTTATATTTGCACAAAATACACAATATCACCAAGAAACGGATGCATTTTATAAAGTTGAGGGAAATAGGTTTGAAATAAAACTAAACGTAAATGATGGAGTAAGCGCATCTTCAACAGAGATTTTTTATATTGATGGTACAACTAAAGGCTGGGATAATGGTTTTGATAGTACAATTTTCGAAGGCAGTACTAATAATTTAAAAGTGTACTCAGAATTGGTTTCAGATAATGAAAATCAGAAATTAAAAATCCAATCTTTACCAACTTCAAAATTCCAAGAAATGGTCATTCCAATTGGTTTAAATGTTGAAGAAAATGCTACAGTTACTTTTACCATTGAAACAAAAAATATGCCATCTGGTTTTGATATATTTTTAGAAGATAGGGTATTAAATAGTTATACAAAATTAAGAAAAACTGAAGATAATGTTGTTATAGATTTGGTTAGAAAAGAGCATCGAAATCGTTTCTTTATTCATGTAAAAACTTCACAAGTATTAGCTACAAAAGACTTTAATGATACAAGTGTAAAACTCTATTATTCAGAAAATACAAAGCACATAAATATTTTAGGAGTATTAGAAGATAATGCTAAAATTCAGCTTTTCGATGCGCAAGGAAAAGAAGTTTTTTCAAAAAGATTTAAAGGAAATGGAACAAACAAAGTTTTTGTACCAACTTTAAGTGCAGGTGTTTACATTGCCAAAATTACAAACAAAAACAACAAATCTGTAACAAAAAAAATATTGGTTAAATAA